A genomic window from Glycine soja cultivar W05 chromosome 10, ASM419377v2, whole genome shotgun sequence includes:
- the LOC114370012 gene encoding uncharacterized protein At4g14450, chloroplastic-like: MSNPQTNNNRHQPSRLQRRAPSSLQINRAVEWNVAIPLLSPLASSPPPMELKPPQEPPQREAEKVTVSFKKWQHPAAPFCYEPAPMVPPFVPV; this comes from the coding sequence ATGTCAAATCCTCAAACAAACAATAACCGCCACCAGCCCAGCCGCCTGCAGCGCCGCGCCCCCTCCTCCCTGCAAATAAACCGCGCCGTCGAGTGGAACGTCGCCATCCCCCTCCTCTCCCCGCTCGCATCCTCTCCGCCGCCGATGGAGCTAAAACCGCCGCAAGAGCCGCCGCAGCGGGAGGCGGAGAAGGTCACCGTGTCGTTCAAGAAGTGGCAGCACCCCGCCGCACCTTTCTGTTACGAGCCCGCTCCCATGGTGCCTCCCTTCGTTCCCGTGTAG